ATCCAGTTGCTTGAAGGCACGTTTCAGCAAATCGGCCAGCGCCTGATAGGTAGGTGTGCCTTCAGTCGGAACGCCCCCCTGGCCGGATGCCGCCAGCTTGTTGCGCACATCAATGAACCACTGCAACAGCATCGGTGGCAATGGCGTGAGCGAGCGGCGGCCTAGCCACCACAACCCCTGCATCGGCAGAACACAGGCGAACAACGCGGTGGCGATCGCCGGGCCGAGCTGACCACCCAACGCAATCTGCCAGGTCAAAGTAAATATCGCCAAGGGCGGCATACAACGGATAGCAAAACGGGTGGTGCATGCCACGCGGTGCTCTGGAAAGACCGGAGCCAGGCGTTTGTCTGACGGCCAGGTTTTCATATAATGCTGCCCGCACTGGAAGACCTGGAACCAGCTTACAGAACCGGTTGGTTTGCTTGTCATTGCGTACCTCCACTTCACCTAAAGTGCTACACAAGCCTAAAAATTTGAATTTTTAAAATTTATTTTGTGTTTGCAGCAGGCTATCGCTATCCTAGGCGGGCATTTTGACCACCAAAGATGATAAAAATTTCGTCAACCTTTAGCCTTATAAAAATCAATTTTATCTAAACCACAGTGAAATCATCGGTTTTTCATCATCGTGTAATCTTTTCCCTTTACATGAGGTTCATTATCCGTGTTGATGGCAGTATGCGCTATGCTGTTGCCTGATTGGCAAATAATTCACCGTGTGTTCTTGGTTTTCCTTTAACGACACAAACTCAACTATTTAAGTAGGTACTTCCATGTCGAGTAAGCTAGTACTGGTTCTTAACTGCGGCAGTTCTTCCCTGAAGTTCGCCATTATCGATGCTGCTAGCGGTGAAGAGTTCCTTTCCGGTTTG
The sequence above is drawn from the Serratia symbiotica genome and encodes:
- the yfbV gene encoding terminus macrodomain insulation protein YfbV — encoded protein: MTSKPTGSVSWFQVFQCGQHYMKTWPSDKRLAPVFPEHRVACTTRFAIRCMPPLAIFTLTWQIALGGQLGPAIATALFACVLPMQGLWWLGRRSLTPLPPMLLQWFIDVRNKLAASGQGGVPTEGTPTYQALADLLKRAFKQLDKTFLDDL